The Burkholderia cepacia genomic interval GGGCGGCGCTCGCGATCGCGGTCGAGATCGCCGGCTCGCTGTGCGTGGTGCTGAATCGGTTCACGTGGCTCGGCGCCGGCAGCCTCGGCATGCTGACGCTCGTCGCGATGGTGGTGGCGAACGACTTCTGGAACCAGACGGGCGCCGCGCATTTCATGGCGCTCAACAGCTTTTTCGAGCATCTCGGGCTGATCGCGGCACTCGTGCTCGCGACGCTGCTCGCCGATGCGACGTATCCGGCCGGCAACGGCCGGACCACTCGATGACGATCAACAACAAGGACATCCAGTCATGAAAACGATTCGTTCCGTGTTGCTCGCCGCGCTGATCGCGGGCGGCCTCGCCGTCGCGGCCGTCGCGTTCGCGCAGACACCGGCCACGAAGGCCGTCGCGACGCCGGCCGTCGCGGTCGGGCCGCAATACGACACGACGCACGTGTACGTGGCGCCGGAGGATTTCGATCGCTTCACCGACAGCTTCGTCGCGACGTTCGGCGGCAGCAAGTCGAAGCAGGGCGTGTTCCAGGTCACGCCGACCCCGAGCCAGACGATGTCGCAGCTCGTGTTCACGCCGGCCGGCACGATCTCCGTGTTCGGCTTCAAGACGCCGACGCCCTGGCCGTTCGGCGCGGAGCGCACGGGGTATCTCGTCACTGACCTCGACGTCGCCGTGAAGTCGGCGCGCGAGCACGGCGCGGAAGTGATCGTCGACACGTTCCCCGATCCGATCGGCCGCGACGCGATCGTCAGCTGGCCGGGCGGCGTGAAGATGCAGCTCTACTGGCACACGCAGGCGCCGAAATACGACGCACTGCAGACGATCCCCGAGAATCGCGTGTACGTGTCGCCGGAAAGTGCCGACAAACTGGTGCGCGACTTCGTCGCGTTCTCGCACGGCAAGATCGTGTCCGATGTGCACAATGCGCCGGGCGTCGAGATCGGCCGTCCGAACGACACCTATCGCCGCATTCGCATCACGTCGGGCTTCGGCAAGATGACCGTGCTCGTGACGGACGGCCACCTGCCTTATCCGTACGGGCGCGAAACGACGGGCTACGAGGTGTCCGACCTGGCCGCGACGCTGAAGAAGGCGCAGGCCGCGGGCGTGACCGTACTCGTGCCGCCGTACGCGGCGGACGGGCGCGACGCGGCGCTGGTCCGGTTCCCGGGCGGCTATGTCGCCGAGATCCACGCGGGCGCGGCGCGATGAAGCACGAGGATACGATCCTTGCCGCGGTGGCCGGCTTCGTCGACACGCTGAGCTTCGTCGCGCTGTTCGGGCTGTTCACCGCGCACGTGACCGGCAACTTCGTGCTGATCGGCGCGGGGGCCGCGGGGTTCGGCCAGGGCATCCTGCTGAAGCTGAGCGTGTTCCCCGCGTTCGTGTGCGGTGTCGTCGCGAGCAGCCTGATCGCGCGATCGCTGTCCGCGCGGCCCGCGTGGCAGGGCACGCGGGCGCTGCATGCGGTCCAGGCCGTGCTGCTGCTCGGCTTCTGCGCGGCCGGCGTGTGGGCGTCGCCCGTCACGCAATCCGACAGCCTGCCGGTGCTGCTGGCCGGCGTCGTCGGCACGTTCGCGATGGGCATCCAGAACGCGCATCCGCGCGTGATCGCGCGCGCCGGCGTGCCGAACACGGTGATGACCGGCAACGTCACGCAGGCGATTCTCGACGTCGTCGACCTGCTGTCCGCCGGCACGCCCGACAGCGTGCGCGCGGCGGCACGCGTGCGCTTCGCGAAGATGTGGCCGGCGATCGTCGCGTTTGCATTCGGTGCGGCATCCGGCGCGCTCGGCTTTCGCCATGCCGGGTTCTGGGCGCTGCTCGCGCCCGTCTGTGCGCTTGCGGTGCTGGCGCTGGGCGCGGCGCAATCGGCCGGCGCCATCACGCAGGAGCGAGCATGAACGGGCGGCGGGAACGGAAGCATCACGGCCGCCGTTTCGATCGTGCGGCCCGCGCGTCGCTCGTCGCGGCGCTGCTGCTCGCGGGGGGCGACGCTGCGTTCGCGGAAGCGGCGCCGGCATTGGCACCGGCCGCGGACGGCACCGCATCGACATGCACGGCCAAGCGGCCGACCGTGCTGTTCAACCGCTGGCAGGAGGACTGGTCGGTGCTCGCGAATCCGTGCGTGCCGCGCGCGCCGCTCGACGGCTTGAAGTACATTTCGCTCGGCAACGATCCGGCTTCCTATGTGTCGCTCGGCGTGAACCTGCGCGAGCGCCTCGAGACCAACGACGCGCCGCTGTTCGGCATCGGCTCCGCGCAATCGGATACGTACCTGATCCAGCGTGTCGAGGTGCATGCCGATGCGCATCTCGGCCAGCACTGGCAGTTCTTCGTGCAGTTGCAGGACGATCGCGCATTCGGCAAGAACACGATCTCGCCGGTCGACAGGAACCCGCTCGATCTCGAGCAGGCATTCGCGACCTACACGGGTGCGCTCGGCGGCGGCACGTTCAAGTTCCGCGTCGGCCGGCAGGAGATGGCGTTCGACCTGCAGCGTTTCATCGCCGCGCGGGACGGCCCGAACGTGCGGCAGGCGTTCGATGCGGTGTGGGCCGACTACGAGTACCGGAAGTGGCGCTTCATCGCGTATGCGACGCAGCCAGTGCAGAACCGCACCGCGTCCGCGTTCGACGACGTGTCGAACCGCGACCTCACGTTCAGCGGCGTGCGCTTCGAGCGGCAGTCGGTCGGGCCCGGCGACCTGTCGGGCTACTGGTCGCGCTACAACCGCAGCAGCGCGCGTTTCCTCGATGCGAGCGGCGCGGAGCATCGCGACGTATGGGACGTTCGCTACACGGGCACGCACGGGCGCTTCGACTGGGATCTCGAAACGATGCTGCAGACGGGCACGGTCGGCAACGCCACGATCGGCGCGTGGGCCGTCGGTTCGATCGCCGGCTATCGGCTCGATGCGCCGTGGTCGCCGCGCATCGCGCTGCAGGTCGATGCGGCGTCGGGCGACCGGCATCCGCACGACGGCCGTGTCGAAACCTTCAATCCGCTGTTTCCGAACGGCTATTACTTCACGCTGGCCGGCTTCACCGGGTATTCGAACCTGATCCATGTGAAGCCGTCGGTGACGCTGAAGCCGTCGCCGAACCTGTCGCTGCTCGGGGCGCTCGGTTTCCAGTGGCGCGAGACGACCGGCGATGCGGTCTACCAGCAGGGCAACGCGGTGGTGCCGGGCACGGCAGGCAAGGGCGGGTTGTGGACGGGGATGTACGTGCAGCTGCGTGCCGACTGGACGATCGCCGCGAACCTGATCGGCGCGATCGAGGCCGTGCATTTCCAGGTCGGCGATGCGATCCGCCAGGCGGGCGGGCACAACGCGGACTACGTCGGTGTCGAGCTGAAGTATGGGTGGTAGGGCGTGTCCGCTGTCGAAGAGGCGCACGATGTGTGGTGTCGAATGAATGCGCATGTGCAGGTGCTTGAGCGTTCGGAGCGGCTGCTGGTCGTGCGCTGGGTCGAGCCGGGGCGTGCGCACTTCGGCGAGCAGCACTGGAAACCCGGGCGGGCGCGGCACCCGGGCGTTTGCGTGTTGTCGGGGGTGCAGATCGCGTACGGGGATGAGGTGTTCCGCCCGAGCGGACGGCCGACACCGCGAAATGCGCGCGCGATGATTCTGGCTGTCGCACTCGATGGTGCCGACCGCGCGCGCGGGAGCGGGGCGTGATTGCGCGCGCGGAGAATGCGATGATGGTTGCGGGAACGGAACCGGCCGGCGTGCGACGCCGGCCGGTTCTCCGTTACAGGTTCGGCGACAGCGCGAGCGCATTCGTCAGATCACCCATCGGCTGTGCGCCGTTCGCCTTCAGCGCGTCGTCGCGCTGCTGCAGGCCCGCGAGGCGCGGCAGCGAGAAGCGGCGCGTGATGAAGCGCAGGATCGAGCCCGTGTCGTACTGCGTATGGTCGACGAAACCCTTCTTCGCATACGGCGACACGATCAGCGCCGGAATGCGGGTGCCCGGGCCCCAGCGGTCGGCATTCGGCGGCGTCGCGTGATCCCAGAAGCCGCCGTTTTCGTCGTACGTGACGACCACGACCATGTTCTTCCATTGCGGGCTCGCCTGCAGGTGCGCGATCACGTCGGCGATGTGCTGGTCGCCGGACGTGACGTCCGTGTAGCCCGGGTGCTCGTTCAGGTTGCCTTGCGGCTTGTAGAACGTGACCTGCGGCAGCGTGCCCGCATCGATCGCCTTGATGAACTCGGCGCCGTTCGCGCCGCCGTCGAGCAGGTGCTGCGCACGGCTCGCGGTGCCGGGCGCCTGGTTCGCGAAGTAGTTGAACGGCTGGTGGTGCGGCTGGAAGTTCGGCGTCGACAGGTCGGCGCCGTAGATCACGTTCGACGTGCCGTTCTGGCTCGCCTGCAGCGCCTGGCCCCACGCGCCGGAATACCACGCCCACGACACGCCCGCGTTGGTCATCAGGTCGCCGATGTTGGTCGCCGTCTGCGGCGGCATCGTCGACGGATTGGCCGGGTCGGCGAGCAGCGGGTCGCCGCCCGTGGCCGCCTTGTTGCCGCTCGGCTGATACGCCGGCTGCATCGTGTTGATGCCGTAGAAGTCGGGCGTCAGCGCGCCGTCGTTGACGAACTTCGGCGGGCCGCTCAGCGCGGAAGCCGGCGAGTTCGTCGCGACCTTCAGCGACTTGCCGTCGGCGTTCAGCACGGCGATCTTGCCGGCCGCCGGGCTCTTGTCGGCGTTCGGGTAGTACGGTGCGCACGCGCAGATCAGGTACTGGTGGTTCAGGAACGAACCGCCGAACGCACCCATGAAGAAGTTGTCCGCGAGCACGTACTGCTGCGCGATCTTCCACAGCGGCAGCTTCGACGGATCGGCCGTGTAGTGGCCCATCGTCAGGCCGCCCGCGTCGGTCCATGCGGCGTACATGTCGTTCTTGCCGCCGTTGATCTGCATCTGGTCCTGGTAGAAGCGGTGCACGATGTCGCGCGTCGCGATGCTCATCGACTGGTTGAAGCCTTTCGGATCGTCGATCGCGAACGGCGCGTTCGGCAGGTTCGCCGTCATCGCCTCGGTCACCGCCGGCGTGATGCCGGTCGCGGTCAGGCCGCCCCAGATCTTCGGCAGCGTCGCCATCGTCGAGCCGTCGCGATCCTTCTGCACCGAGTTCGCGGCCGTCGCGTTCTGCAGGCCGTTCGCGCCCGGGAAGTTGCCGTACAGGTTGTCGAAGCTGCGGTTTTCCGCGTAGATCACGACGACGTTCTTGACGGCCGACAGGCCCTGTTGCGTGACGTCGTCGCCGCCGCAGGCGGTCAGGCTGAGCGCGGCCGCGAGGGCGATCGGCGTGTAGCGAATCCAGGCGTGCTTCTTCATGCGATGTTCTCTCTCTTTCGTCGTTGGTCGCGTGTGGGAACCGGGTTGTATTGGAGCCGGCGCGAAAGGCGCAGGGCGCCGACCGGCTGCGCGCATTATCTGGAACCGATTTGACAGCCGGGTGTAGGGACGCTTTCAATTGACTGTCGGTTGAACGTCATCCAACGGTCACGGAACTGACATAAGCTCCGGCCGATTGTCCACCGCTACCAGAACAACGACGATGCACAGCAATCCGACCTCCTTCGCGTCCGCGCGATCGCTGATCCCGGCCGCGGCGACGCTCGCGATGGTCGGCGCGCTCGCGGCGCTCGCCGGTTGCGATGCAAGGCCCGGCGCGAGCGTGCCGGGCGCGCCCGTCGTGCCGGCCGCGCAGGCCGTGCCCGCGGTCGCGCCGGCCAGCCAGCCGCAGACGCGCGCGCAGGTGTTCGAGGGCGTCAAGCAGATGACGGCGCTCGGCAAGCAGCTGTTCTTCGATCCGTCGCTGTCCGGGTCCGGCAAGCTCGCGTGCGCGTCGTGCCATAGCGCCGAGCATGCGTTCGGGCCGCCGAACGCGCTGTCGGTGCAGCTGGGCGGCGACGATATGCACCGCGCCGGCTTTCGCGCGGTGCCGTCGCTGAAGTACCTGCGCGGCATCCCGCCGTTCAGCGAGCACTTCCACGATTCGCCGGACGAAGGGGACGAAAGCATCGACGCGGGTCCGACCGGCGGCCTGACCTGGGACGGCCGCGTCGACACGCGCGATGCGCAGGCGCGCATTCCGCTCACGTCGCCGTTCGAGATGAGCAGTTCGCCCGCGCGGGTCGCGAAGGCGGTGCGCGCCGCACCGTATGCCGACGCGTTCCGCAAGGCGTTCGGCGACCGGGTGCTCGGCGACGACCAGGCGACGTTCGATGCGGTGCTGCGCGCGCTCGACGCATTCCAGCAGCAGCCGGCGCTGTTCGATCCGTACACGAGCAAATACGACGCGTATCTGGCCGGCCACGCGCAGCTCACGCCCGCGGAGTTGCACGGGCTGCAGCTGTTCAACGACGAAAAGAAGGGCAACTGCGCGAGCTGCCATATCAGCCAGCGCACGCTCGAAGGCGGCCCGCCGCAGTTCAGCGATTTCGGGCTGATCGCGATCGCGGTGCCGCGCAATCGCGCGCTGCCCGTCAATCGCGACCCGCGCTTTTACGACCTCGGCGCGTGCGGCCCCGAGCGCACCGACCTGAAGGGCCGCGACGAATTCTGCGGGCTGTTCCGCACGCCGTCGCTGCGCAACGTCGCGCTGCGCAAGACGTTCTTCCACAACGGCGTGTACCACACGCTCGAGGACGTGATGCGCTTCTACGTCGAGCGCGACATCCATCCGGAGAAGTTCTATCCGGTCGTGCACGGCAAGGTGCAGATCTACGACGATCTGCCGAAACGCTACTGGCCGAACATCAACCGCGAGGCGCCGTTCGACCGCAAGCGCGGCGAGCAGCCGGCGTTGAACGCGGCCGAGATCAAGGACGTGATCGCCTTCCTCGGCACGCTGACCGACGGCTATCAGGCCGCGGCGACGCAGGCGAGCCGCTGAGCGGCGCGTCCGGCGGGGCGCGCATGCTATCCTCGCTCGCTGACGCGCGGGGCGGCGAGGGTCGCGCCGCGCGGTTCGATCGAACATCCAAGGAGAACAACATGTCGATGCGTGCATCCCTTTCCGTCGTCACGCGCGTGCTGGCCGGCGCCGCGTGTGTCGCCGCCGCGCTGCCGGCGCACGCGCAAAGCAATCTCGGTTTCCTGAACGACACGCCGCTCAGCTACTTCAGCAAGGCGGACGCCGCGTCGCTGACGAAGGCCGTGCAGCAGGCCCGCGACGAAGGCAAGGACGGCGAGACCACGACGTGGCAGAGCAGCGGCCGCGGCACGCAGATCGATGCGAAGCTCACGCCGACCACGACCGAAACGGACGGCAAGACCTGCCGTGAAATCGCCACCGACATCACCGCGAAGGGCCAGACGATGACGCTCAAGCCCGTCTATTGCAAGACCGACGCGGGCAAGTGGCAGTTGCAGAAGCGCTGAGCACGCGCGCGATGAAGCGGGCGACGCGCCGCGCACGGTGTCGTGCGGCGTCGTGATCCTCGATGCGGCCGGCCGCGTGTTCCTCGCGCACGCGACGGACACCACGCACTGGGACATCCCGAAGGGGCAGGGCGAGCCGGGCGAATCGCCGGCCGACGCCGCGCTGCGCGAACTGCTCGAGGAAACCGGCATCGCGTTGGCGCCGGCCCGGTTGCTCGACCTCGGCCGCTTTGCGTACCGGCACGACAAGGATCTGCACCTGTTCGCGGTGCGCGTCGCCGACGACGAGCTGGACCTGGCCCGCTGCGTGTGCACGTCGCTGTTTCCGAGCCGCCGCGACGGCTCGATGATTCCCGAGATGGATGCGTATCGCTGGACCGTGCCGGCCGACGTCGACGCGTATGCGAGCCGCAGCCTCGCGCGGCTGTTCAGGACGACGCTGTCGCTCGCGGATTTGCACCGGCGCCTGCCGCGCGCGTGAGCGCGGGGCAATGCTTGCGCGGAAGGCATCTTTAAAGGCGTGCGCGACAAATGCATGGTGTGAATCGTAGAGGATACCGGTATTCTTTTATTAAAATAATTAATTTTAAAATGCTTGTTCGTATGGGGCATTAAAATCCATGTGAATAAAATTGCACGGCAATTCGCATCGTCGGAGGAGTTGCATGCGATTGCCGTTGGCGCACAGGGCAATGATCTGATTTCCATACGAATCGGTCGACTGTGCGCGAAGTCTCTGGGATATCGAAAATTTCCCGGAAATCCGCGTACCAAAACATTTGTAATGTTCACATCGTACGGTGTGGTTCCGTGTTCGGTATGGCGTCGGTCGAATTCGGTCTTCGATTTATATTCGTCACGGGTTGAAATCCGTCAATTACTCGCCTAGGCTTATTCCAAAAAAAATGATAATGCCGCTCACCTCGTCGTGAGCTGAATGGGTGTCCGGGGGCGTGCAGTAAATCAAGACGAATCGGCGACCAAGGACACTTGCTTCCAGCAGAGACTTTCGACACTCCGTCAGTAGCGCCTTAGCGCGCCTTCGCCAGCGCATGCGTGCGGATTTACGCATGCGTTGCAAAACCGGCTCGTCTTTTCCTTATTGCGGACGCGCGTCGCCGTGCGCGTCGCGTGTGGGTGGCGGGTGAATCGACCCGCTGTGAAGTGGCAAATGAAGGAGGGGCTCATGGACAAGCGCGAAAGGAAGTCGACCTTGCTTTTCAGCACGCTGCGACGATGGCGCATGCCCGTCGTGCGGCACCGGCGCAGTCTGAAACCGTTTCCTTTTCTCTTGAACGGAGACCCGTCATGAAACAGGCGTTGAAACACGGACGCATGCTTGCATTCACAACCGGCGTCCTTCTCGGCATCTCGCTTGCTCCGGCCACCTTTGCGCAAAGCGCAGGCTCCGCCGTCTACCCGCCGGGGAATGCGGTTTCCGGATTGAGCTATGGCGAATGGTCCGCAACGTGGTGGCAATGGCTGCTCGCCATCCCGACCGGACCCGGAAACGACCCGAACCCGCAGGACCAGTCGAGCGGCGCCGTCGACTGCAGCCTCAATCAGTCGGGACCGGTGTGGTTCCTCGCCGGCAGCGGTTCAGGCGCGACCGTCGCCCGTACGTGCTCCGGCAATATCTCGTCGACGACCGCGCTTTTTCTCCCGCTGATCAACGTCGAGTGCTCGACCCAGGACCAGCCTCCGTTTCATTGCACCGATGCGGCATCGTGCCGCCAGTGCGCCGCGAGTTTTGCGAATTACATCGGCCCGACCACGTTGCATCTGTCGATTGATGGCGTCGAGGTGCTGAACGGCGCACAGGGTTTCCGCGCGCAATCCCCGTTGTTCGGTTTCACGACTCCGAAAAACTACAACATCCTCGGTTCCGCCGGTGGGTCCGGCATGTCGGTCAGCGACGGATACTGGGCGATGCTCAGGCCGCTGTCGCCCGGTCGGCACACGATCCGGTTTGGCGGCGCGCTCGTCCGCGGCCCGTACCCGGGCTTCACGCAGGACGCCACGTTCAACGTCACGGTGTCGCAATAGGGCAGGGCGAAAGACGTCGCGAGGTGCCAGACGCAGGCGGCTAAACAAAAACCCGGCTCGCGAGCCGGGTTTTTTGATAATCGCGCGAGGGCGGCGCTGCGCCGCGCCTCGCAAGGCAGTCGGACCGTCAGGCCGGCTTGCCCCAGCTGTCGCGCAGCCCGACGATCCGGTTGAACACGGGCTTGCCCGGCTTCGAATCGACACGATCGGCCACGAAGTAGCCGTGACGCTCGAACTGCACGCGCGTTTCCGGAGCGATGTCGCTGTTGCCCGGCTCGACGTACGCCTGGACGATCTTCTTCGAATCGGGATTCAGCGCCTCGAGGAAGTTCGCGCCGCCCGCGTCCGGATGCGGCTCCTTGAACAGGCGGTCGTAGATCCGCACTTCGGCCGGCTGCGCATGCTTCGCGCTGACCCAGTGGATGTTGCCCTTGACCTTGTAGTTGTTCGCGCCTTCGGTGCCCGACTTGCTGTCCGGGAAGTAGTTGCAGTGCACGGCCGTCACGTTGCCGTCGGCGTCCTTGTCGAAGCCCGTGCACTCGATCACGTAGCCGTAGCGCAGGCGCACCTTGTTGCCCGGGAACAGGCGGAAATAGCCTTTCGGCGGGTTCTCGACGAAATCCTCGCGCTCGATCCACAGCTCGCGCGAGATCGGGAACGTGCGCACGCCGCGATCCGGATGGTGCGGATGCACGGGGGCCGTGCACGCTTCCTCGAGGTCTTCCGGGTAGTTGTCGATCACGAGCTTCAGCGGATCGAGCACCGCGACCGTGCGCGCGGCCTTGTCGTCGAGGTCGTCGCGCAGCGCGCCTTCGAAGATGCTCATGTCGATCCACGAATCGATCTTCGTCACGCCGATCCGCTCGCAGAACAGGTGGATGCTCTCCGGCGTGAAGCCGCGGCGGCGCACGCCGACGATCGTCGGCATCCGCGGGTCGTCCCAGCCGTCGACGTGGCCTTCGGTGACGAGCTGCAGCAGCTTGCGCTTGCTGGTGATCGCGTACGTGAGGTTCAGCCGCGAGAATTCGATCTGTTGCGGCAGCGGGCGCGTGAACATGCCGGCTTCCGCGAGTTCGTTCAGCACCCAGTCGTACAGCGGGCGGTGATCCTCGAATTCGAGCGTGCACAGCGAATGCGTGATGCCTTCGAGCGCATCCGAGATGCAGTGCGTGTAGTCGTACATCGGATACACGCACCACGCGTCGCCGGTGCGGTAGTGGTGCGCGTAGCGGATCCGGTAGATCACCGGGTCGCGCATGTTCATGTTCGGCGAAGCCATGTCGATCTTCGCGCGCAGCACGTGCTCGCCTTCCTTGAACTCGCCGGCCTTCATGCGGCGGAACAGGTCGAGGTTTTCTTCCGGCGTGCGGTCGCGGAACGGCGACGGCTTGCCGCCTTCGGTCAGCGAGCCGCGGTTCGCGCGCATTTCCTCCGCGCTCTGGCTGTCGACGTACGCCTTGCCGCGCTGGATCAGCAGCTCGGCGAATTCGTACAGCTTGTCGTAGTAGTCGCTCGCGAAGTACTGGTGATCGACCGCGTCCTTGCGCCAGTCGAAGCCGAGCCAGCGCACCGCGTCGACGATCGAGTCGACGTACTCGACGCTTTCCTTTTCCGGGTTCGTATCGTCGAAGCGCAGGTGGCACACGCCGCCGTAGTCGCGCGCGACGCTGAAGTTCAGGCAGATGCTCTTGGCATGGCCGATGTGCAGGTAGCCGTTCGGCTCGGGCGGGAAGCGTGTTTCGACGCGGCCGCCCCATTTGCCGGTGCGGTTGTCGTCGTCGATGATGTTGCGGATGAAATTGGAAGCCGCGGGGGCGTCGTTGCGTTCGGTGCTCATGCGGATGGCGTCAGGTTTGGATCGGCGCGCGCCGCGCCGCCGGTTTAATCTTGCTTAATCTTGTAATTCTACCTGAGCGGGGTCCGGCCCGTGCGCGTTGCGCGTAGACGTCGCGCGCGGGTGGTGCGGCCGCGCATTATCTCGACATTGTGTCGGCTGTAACACGACGTAAATCGGATTGCCCGCGGTATTCGGCTTTTTCTATGATCACAGCACCGACTCAATGCCGCCGCAGCGTCGTGCGCGAGGCGGGAGGAACTGAACAATCATGAAGAAGACCACTTTTCTCGTTCGTACCGCGCTGATCGTCGCGGCCCTGTCGCAACTCGGCGCATGCGCGATGACGCATACGCAGCGTAACGCCGGGATCGGCGCGGCCGCGGGCGGCGCGCTCGGCTACCTGATCACGGGCGGCCCGGTCGGCACGGTGGCCGGCGCGGCGGCAGGCGGCCTGGTCGGCGCGAACGTGCGCTGACCGGCGGCGGCGCCTGGCGCCGCCTTCGCACATCCTTCCGATGGTTCGAATATCGACGGGCAGCATCAGGGAGGAACGGATGTGCGACATTCCGTCGACTCATCACGACAATGTCGACGCGGCGGCAGGTCGCCGCCTCGCGTGCGCCGGACGGCCGCGCCGCCGCATCAGCCGTTCGGGTAGGCGGCGGCGATCAGGCTGGCGCGTAGCGCCGTGAACTGCGCATACATGTCGTGCACGAGGTACAGGTCGCGGCGGCGCGTCCACGCCTGTCCCGACTGCGCGTCGTATTGCAGCGGCAGCGGCACCTCGGCGACGGCAGCCGCCTTCATTCCGCGCGCCCGCGACGTCTGGATGCAGCGTTTTGCGTGGTCGCGATGGCCGACGACGCCGACGTTCCCCATTGCCGCCGCGCTGCCTTCGAGCGCGACGATCGCGGCTGCCACGCCGTCGGTGCTGAGGTAGGTGATCGTACCGTCCTTCGCGACGACGGGCTCGATCGAGCGCACGTCGGTCATTCCATACTTCGAGGCGAGAAAGCGGGCGATCTCCCACTGCGCGTAAACCTGCACGGACTTGAGCTGGCGAATGCGGTAGACGGCGTCCGCGAGCGCTTCGTTGACGGGCCCCGGATCGGGCAGCGCCACCTGGTTGCCTCCGCCGACGGGCGTGTTGCCGCTCGCCGCGTTCGCACGATTGCCGAAGCTGTACGCGACGATGCGGTCGATCTGCGCGGCGGGGATCGTCGGCAGGTCCCACGTGAAGCCGATGTCCATCAGATAGGGCGCGACCGTGCCCGCCGTCGACGCGTCACCGAGCTCGGCCGTCAGCTTGCCGACCATCTGGCGGGTCAGTTCGGCGTCCGACACGGCGGGCGGGGAATCGGCGAAACTGTCCCCGCATGCGCTCAGCGCGGCGCTGACGAGCGGCAACGCCGCGGCGGTGGACGTGGACAGAAGGAACGTGCGGCGCGACGACATCGGGTACCTCGACACGAAATGGGCGGGAGAGGCTCGTTTATAGGGCCGCGGCATGACGCGGCCATGTCATGTCCGGCGGTTCGCATGCCGCGCGTTGCCGGCTCGCGCGGCGGCGGTCCTGTCGGCCGGCGCAGTCGGGCGGGCCGGATGTGCGACACTCGATCGACATTTCACCTGCTCATCGCCTGTCGAAGGACCTCCACATGACCCAACCCCTCGTATTCGTGTTGCCGGGCTACGGCAATTCCGGCCCGCTGCACTGGCAGAGCCGCTGGGAGCGCGATGATGCGCGCTTCGTGCGCGTCGCGATGCCCGACTGGGAGCGCGCATTCCGCAACGGCTGGTGTCGCGCGCTCGACCGTGCGGTCGAAGCCGCGCGGGGGCCCGTGCTGATCGCCGCCCACAGTCTCGGTACGCTGACCACCGCATGGTGGGCGACCCGCTATGCGCGGCCGGGCGCGCTCGCGAAAGTGCGCGGCGCGTTGCTGGTCGCGCCGCCCGATCCCGTCGGGCCGGCGTTTCCGCCCGACGCGCACGGCTTCGGCCCCGTGCCGCACGAGCGGTTGCCGTTTCCGACCTGCGTCGTCGCAAGCAGCGACGATCCGTACGGTTCGCTCGCGTTCGCACGCGGCTGCGCGAACGCGTGGGGCAGCACGTTCCATGACCTCGGCCCGAGCGGCCACATCAACGCGGACAGCGGGCTCGGCGACTGGCCACAAGCGCGCGGCTGGCTCGATGCGATGGGGACGACGGACTGACCGCCGGTCGTGGTTCATCGAATCGGACACCTTTTTTAACCAAGTGCG includes:
- a CDS encoding DoxX family protein, which translates into the protein MAVSINRGGFHNPAWVRALLAQPWFLPLARLALVSAYLIGGVAKVLDFDGAVAEQAHFGLHPAALWAALAIAVEIAGSLCVVLNRFTWLGAGSLGMLTLVAMVVANDFWNQTGAAHFMALNSFFEHLGLIAALVLATLLADATYPAGNGRTTR
- a CDS encoding VOC family protein, with protein sequence MKTIRSVLLAALIAGGLAVAAVAFAQTPATKAVATPAVAVGPQYDTTHVYVAPEDFDRFTDSFVATFGGSKSKQGVFQVTPTPSQTMSQLVFTPAGTISVFGFKTPTPWPFGAERTGYLVTDLDVAVKSAREHGAEVIVDTFPDPIGRDAIVSWPGGVKMQLYWHTQAPKYDALQTIPENRVYVSPESADKLVRDFVAFSHGKIVSDVHNAPGVEIGRPNDTYRRIRITSGFGKMTVLVTDGHLPYPYGRETTGYEVSDLAATLKKAQAAGVTVLVPPYAADGRDAALVRFPGGYVAEIHAGAAR
- a CDS encoding YoaK family protein; translation: MKHEDTILAAVAGFVDTLSFVALFGLFTAHVTGNFVLIGAGAAGFGQGILLKLSVFPAFVCGVVASSLIARSLSARPAWQGTRALHAVQAVLLLGFCAAGVWASPVTQSDSLPVLLAGVVGTFAMGIQNAHPRVIARAGVPNTVMTGNVTQAILDVVDLLSAGTPDSVRAAARVRFAKMWPAIVAFAFGAASGALGFRHAGFWALLAPVCALAVLALGAAQSAGAITQERA
- a CDS encoding alginate export family protein, with amino-acid sequence MNGRRERKHHGRRFDRAARASLVAALLLAGGDAAFAEAAPALAPAADGTASTCTAKRPTVLFNRWQEDWSVLANPCVPRAPLDGLKYISLGNDPASYVSLGVNLRERLETNDAPLFGIGSAQSDTYLIQRVEVHADAHLGQHWQFFVQLQDDRAFGKNTISPVDRNPLDLEQAFATYTGALGGGTFKFRVGRQEMAFDLQRFIAARDGPNVRQAFDAVWADYEYRKWRFIAYATQPVQNRTASAFDDVSNRDLTFSGVRFERQSVGPGDLSGYWSRYNRSSARFLDASGAEHRDVWDVRYTGTHGRFDWDLETMLQTGTVGNATIGAWAVGSIAGYRLDAPWSPRIALQVDAASGDRHPHDGRVETFNPLFPNGYYFTLAGFTGYSNLIHVKPSVTLKPSPNLSLLGALGFQWRETTGDAVYQQGNAVVPGTAGKGGLWTGMYVQLRADWTIAANLIGAIEAVHFQVGDAIRQAGGHNADYVGVELKYGW
- a CDS encoding DUF3331 domain-containing protein, producing MNAHVQVLERSERLLVVRWVEPGRAHFGEQHWKPGRARHPGVCVLSGVQIAYGDEVFRPSGRPTPRNARAMILAVALDGADRARGSGA
- a CDS encoding acid phosphatase, yielding MKKHAWIRYTPIALAAALSLTACGGDDVTQQGLSAVKNVVVIYAENRSFDNLYGNFPGANGLQNATAANSVQKDRDGSTMATLPKIWGGLTATGITPAVTEAMTANLPNAPFAIDDPKGFNQSMSIATRDIVHRFYQDQMQINGGKNDMYAAWTDAGGLTMGHYTADPSKLPLWKIAQQYVLADNFFMGAFGGSFLNHQYLICACAPYYPNADKSPAAGKIAVLNADGKSLKVATNSPASALSGPPKFVNDGALTPDFYGINTMQPAYQPSGNKAATGGDPLLADPANPSTMPPQTATNIGDLMTNAGVSWAWYSGAWGQALQASQNGTSNVIYGADLSTPNFQPHHQPFNYFANQAPGTASRAQHLLDGGANGAEFIKAIDAGTLPQVTFYKPQGNLNEHPGYTDVTSGDQHIADVIAHLQASPQWKNMVVVVTYDENGGFWDHATPPNADRWGPGTRIPALIVSPYAKKGFVDHTQYDTGSILRFITRRFSLPRLAGLQQRDDALKANGAQPMGDLTNALALSPNL
- a CDS encoding cytochrome-c peroxidase; this translates as MHSNPTSFASARSLIPAAATLAMVGALAALAGCDARPGASVPGAPVVPAAQAVPAVAPASQPQTRAQVFEGVKQMTALGKQLFFDPSLSGSGKLACASCHSAEHAFGPPNALSVQLGGDDMHRAGFRAVPSLKYLRGIPPFSEHFHDSPDEGDESIDAGPTGGLTWDGRVDTRDAQARIPLTSPFEMSSSPARVAKAVRAAPYADAFRKAFGDRVLGDDQATFDAVLRALDAFQQQPALFDPYTSKYDAYLAGHAQLTPAELHGLQLFNDEKKGNCASCHISQRTLEGGPPQFSDFGLIAIAVPRNRALPVNRDPRFYDLGACGPERTDLKGRDEFCGLFRTPSLRNVALRKTFFHNGVYHTLEDVMRFYVERDIHPEKFYPVVHGKVQIYDDLPKRYWPNINREAPFDRKRGEQPALNAAEIKDVIAFLGTLTDGYQAAATQASR